The Pseudonocardia broussonetiae DNA segment GAGGGGCTCGCCGAGCAGCAGGCGCACACCACCCACGACGACGAGCACGACCCCGAGGGCGTCACGATCGGCTTCGAGCGCGCCCAGCTCCAGGGCCTGCTCGCCGGCGCCCGCGAGGAGATCGAGGCGCTCGACCGCGCCGCCGCCCGCCTCGCCGACGGCACCTACGGCCGGTGCACGCGGTGCGGCGCCGCGATCGCCCCGGAGCGCCTCGACGCCCTGCCCGCCGCCGAGACCTGCATCGCCTGCGCCACGGCCCGGCGGCGGCACCGCTAGCCGGGCGCCGTGCACATCTGACGGTCACCGTGCACACGGTCGACCGCGTGCACGGTGGCCGTCCGGTGTGCACGCTGCCCGACCGCCCGTGGGCGGCCGTAGATTGCCGGGCATGGCGCGCACGATCAGGTTCCACGAGACCGGCGGTCCGGAGGTCCTGCGGATCGAGGACCTCCCGGTCCGCGCACCCGGGCCGGGCGAGGTGCGGATCCGGGTCGACGCGGTCGGGCTGAACCGCGCGGAGGTCAACTTCCGCCGCGGCACCTACCTGGAGCGGCCGAGACTGCCGGCCGGGCTCGGCTCGGAGGCCGCGGGCGAGGTGCTGGAGGTCGGCCCGGACGTCACGCGGTGGCGGCCGGGCGACGCCGTCTGCGTGATCCCCGCGTTCTCCCAGAACGACTTCCCCGTCTACGCGGAGGAGGCGGTCGTGCCCGCAGCGGCGCTGGTGGCGCGCCCGCCGGGCATGGACGCCGTCACGGGGGCGGCGGTGTGGATGCCCTACGTCACCGTCTACGGGATGGTGCAGGAGGTCGTCCGGGTCCGGCCCGGCGACCGCGTCGTCGTCACCGCGGCGGCCAACAGCATCGGCCTGGCGGCGGTGCAGGTGCTGCGCCACCTCGGCGCGGTGCCGGTCGCGACGGTCACCGCGCCCGCAGGCCGCGACGCGCTGCTGGCCGCGGGCGCCGCGGAGGTCGTCGTCGACGACGGGTCCGACCTCGCCGGTCCGCTGCGCGCGGCCACCGGCGGGGCCGGTGCCGACCTCGTGCTCGACGCCGTCGGCGGGCCGCGGGTGGCCGAGCTCGTGGCGGCGTGCGCGCCCGGCGCCACGGTGCTCGTGCACGGCGGCCTGTCCGGCGAGCCGACGCCGCTGCCCGGTGGCCGGTACGCCCCGGTCTGGATGCGGCGCTACCTCGTCTTCGAGATCACCGGCGATCCGGCGGCGCTGCGGCGCGCGGAGCACTTCGTCCGGGCCGGGCTGGCGTGCGGCGCGTTCGTGCCGACCGTCGACCGCGTCTTCGACTTCGACGACGTGGCCGCCGCGCACGCCTACGTCGACTCCCCCGACCGCGCGCCGGGCAAGCCGGTGCTGCGGGTGCGGCCTACTTCCCCGTGAGGCTGCCGGAGCCGCCGTCCTTCTTGTCCCTCTTCTCGGCGCGCTTCTCCTTGATGGACTTGCCGGACTTCTTGCTCGCGGACTGGCGCGGTGACTTGTCGGACACGGGGGCTCCTCGGCGCGCCGGGGCGCGCGATCGGACGAGCGGGGCCGCCGTGGAACGGGTCCGGGCGAGCATCCTCTACAGGTGCCGGACCCGACGTGCGGGGCGGGATCAGCCCCGGGCGGCCGAGGCAGACGCTACGCCGGCTACGACCGCGGGTCGAGGTGCTCGCGCTGCAGGATGCCCATGCGCAGGGCGTTGCGGTAGCGGCCGTCGGCGAAGAACTCCTCGCGCAGCTCGCCCTCGGTCACGAAGCCGGCCTTCTCGTAGATGTGGATCGCCTTCGGGTTCTCGACGGCGACGATCAGGTAGACCTTGTGCAGGTTGAGCACGGCGAATGCGTAGTCGAGCGCCTGCATCGTCGCCTCGCGCGCGTACCCGCGGCCCTGGTGGTCGGGGTGCACGATGATCTGGAACTCGGCGACGCGGTGGATGTAGTCGATCTCCATCAGCTCGACGACGCCCGCGGGCTCCCCCGCGGCCTCGATGACGAAGCGGCGCTCGCGGTTGTCGTGCACGTGCCGGTCGTAGATGTCGCGCAGCTCGACCAGCGCCTCGTACGGCTCGGTGAACCAGTACGACATGACCTTGGAGTCGTTCGTCAGGCCGTGCACGAACTCCAGGTCGTCGCGCTCGAGGGCGCGCAGCCGGATCGCCATGGGGCCATCCTCCCGCACGCCCCCGGTGGGTAGGTTCGGCCAGCGATGAGATCGGCGGCCGGCCGTCGTCCCCACCCCGACACCCCCGAACCGAGCACGAGGAGCACCGATGGGCACCATCCAGGTCCAGCTGTTCACCACCGTCGACAACGCGGTCGGCGCGCCGATGTGGACCATGGACTACCCGTTCACCGACGAGATGGGCGCCGCGATCGGGCAGCTCACCACGGGCAGCGCCACCGCGATCCTGCTCGGGCGCACCACGTGGGAGGAGTCGGGCCCGGCGTGGTCGGGCCGCGACATGGCCGACGACCCGGGCGCCCCGTTCTTCAACGAGACCGCCAAGTACGTGGTGTCCGGCTCGCGCACCGAGGTCGACGGCTGGAACAACTCCACGCTGCTCGGCGCCTACGACGCCGACGCGATCCGCCGCTTCAAGGACGGCGTCGACGGCGGCATCTACGTCTTCGGCAGCACCACCCTGGTGCGCGCGCTGCTCGACGACGGCCTGGTCGACGAGCTGCACCTGTTCGTCTACCCGGTGGCGCTCGGCGAGGGCCCGACGCTGTTCGGCCCGGGCACCCCGAAGCGGGCCATGACCCTGAAGTCGGCGCAGAGCTTCGACAACGGCGTCGTCCACCTGGCCTACGCGCCGAACCCCGGCACCCCCGGGGCCTGAGCGCTACCGCTCGCCGAGCGTCCGCTCCGACGGGGGCGGGAGCGGGGCGGGCGCGGGACGCAGGCCGTCGACGAGCAGGGCCAGGTAGCGACGGCGGTCGGCCCCGGCGGGGTCCCGCTCGTGCACCGTGGCCAGCGCCATGACGACGACGGCGGCCAGGTCGCGCCCGAGCAGCTCGGGCCGCGCCCGCCCGGCGTCGATCGCGCGGCGCAGCGGCCGCTCCATCGCCGCGACCCACGCCCCGACCAGGTCGACGTCGACCGCGCGCACCTCGCGGGCCAGCCGCAGCACCGTGCGGTGCGCGGCGAGGGAGTCGACGACGGCGCCGAGCATCCCGACCAGGTCGTCCCACGGGTCGTCGGTGACCACCTCGGCGGCCGGCGCGACCTCGGTGGCGAGGACGTGCTCGACGACCGCGCGCACGAGCTGGTCGCGGTTGCGGAAGCGCCGGTAGAGGGTGGCGGGGGCGACCCCGGCGCGGCGCGCGACCTCGTCGAGCGCCACCCCCGGGCCGTCCTCCTCGAACGCGGCGCCGGCGGCCACCACGATCCGCTCGTGGTTGCGCGCGGCGTCCACCCGCATCGCGCGCCCGGCCGTCACGGCCCGACTCTCCCATCCGCCGGGCGGCGCGTCATTCCTCGACGCGCAGGGCCCCCGACGGGCACAGCGAGACGGCCTGCCGCGCCGCGTCCGCG contains these protein-coding regions:
- a CDS encoding TraR/DksA family transcriptional regulator; the encoded protein is MGTDRRTAIDAERAATVERAAALARQVEGLAEQQAHTTHDDEHDPEGVTIGFERAQLQGLLAGAREEIEALDRAAARLADGTYGRCTRCGAAIAPERLDALPAAETCIACATARRRHR
- a CDS encoding zinc-dependent alcohol dehydrogenase family protein, with product MARTIRFHETGGPEVLRIEDLPVRAPGPGEVRIRVDAVGLNRAEVNFRRGTYLERPRLPAGLGSEAAGEVLEVGPDVTRWRPGDAVCVIPAFSQNDFPVYAEEAVVPAAALVARPPGMDAVTGAAVWMPYVTVYGMVQEVVRVRPGDRVVVTAAANSIGLAAVQVLRHLGAVPVATVTAPAGRDALLAAGAAEVVVDDGSDLAGPLRAATGGAGADLVLDAVGGPRVAELVAACAPGATVLVHGGLSGEPTPLPGGRYAPVWMRRYLVFEITGDPAALRRAEHFVRAGLACGAFVPTVDRVFDFDDVAAAHAYVDSPDRAPGKPVLRVRPTSP
- the speG gene encoding spermidine N1-acetyltransferase, whose translation is MAIRLRALERDDLEFVHGLTNDSKVMSYWFTEPYEALVELRDIYDRHVHDNRERRFVIEAAGEPAGVVELMEIDYIHRVAEFQIIVHPDHQGRGYAREATMQALDYAFAVLNLHKVYLIVAVENPKAIHIYEKAGFVTEGELREEFFADGRYRNALRMGILQREHLDPRS
- a CDS encoding dihydrofolate reductase family protein, translated to MGTIQVQLFTTVDNAVGAPMWTMDYPFTDEMGAAIGQLTTGSATAILLGRTTWEESGPAWSGRDMADDPGAPFFNETAKYVVSGSRTEVDGWNNSTLLGAYDADAIRRFKDGVDGGIYVFGSTTLVRALLDDGLVDELHLFVYPVALGEGPTLFGPGTPKRAMTLKSAQSFDNGVVHLAYAPNPGTPGA
- a CDS encoding TetR/AcrR family transcriptional regulator, translated to MTAGRAMRVDAARNHERIVVAAGAAFEEDGPGVALDEVARRAGVAPATLYRRFRNRDQLVRAVVEHVLATEVAPAAEVVTDDPWDDLVGMLGAVVDSLAAHRTVLRLAREVRAVDVDLVGAWVAAMERPLRRAIDAGRARPELLGRDLAAVVVMALATVHERDPAGADRRRYLALLVDGLRPAPAPLPPPSERTLGER